From a single Nitrososphaerota archaeon genomic region:
- a CDS encoding ABC transporter substrate-binding protein, whose amino-acid sequence MSKTFRLKVKNSYIPWSFLDIIAKDDGLFAKRDISIDFFSVGKAESEPSDKIRWYSDLVKTDKLDAYSVCAWGAIDRLAGAETQKEKILAASTSSSYAFSIIVQPGLGIKTAKDLAEIPIAVNMKTGSHYCVLSDLERALPYDSIKVVHGGEPQSRLKGLIDGKFQAVALISPYTELAIKLGYPKVAETKTVDVLAFVARDDIPMDTMVKYLDALNEASKQLRADPEKYRNLYIRTFRETFAGYPEDLRARVNKVIDQIGSTVPITTWGELVSYPKESFNQLSTWMSKHNLLQSKVDYESLVLEQPLAKAKGH is encoded by the coding sequence ATGTCAAAAACATTCAGGTTGAAGGTAAAGAACTCCTACATCCCTTGGTCATTCCTTGACATAATTGCCAAAGACGATGGATTATTCGCAAAGAGAGACATTTCAATAGACTTCTTCAGTGTAGGCAAGGCCGAGTCAGAACCATCGGACAAGATAAGGTGGTATTCAGACTTGGTGAAGACGGACAAGCTTGATGCCTATTCTGTATGCGCTTGGGGGGCGATAGACAGGCTCGCTGGTGCAGAGACACAGAAGGAGAAGATACTTGCAGCCTCCACATCTTCGTCATACGCCTTTTCAATAATAGTTCAGCCGGGTTTAGGAATAAAGACGGCAAAGGATCTAGCGGAGATACCAATAGCGGTGAACATGAAGACTGGTTCCCATTATTGCGTACTTAGCGACCTTGAAAGGGCACTACCTTACGACAGCATCAAAGTTGTTCACGGAGGGGAACCACAGAGCAGGCTAAAAGGACTGATTGATGGAAAGTTCCAAGCAGTTGCATTGATAAGCCCATATACAGAACTTGCGATAAAACTTGGATATCCTAAAGTTGCAGAGACCAAAACTGTCGATGTTCTAGCATTCGTTGCCAGAGACGACATACCGATGGACACTATGGTAAAGTATCTTGATGCTCTAAACGAGGCTTCAAAGCAGCTCAGGGCCGATCCCGAGAAGTACAGGAATCTGTACATTAGGACATTCAGGGAAACCTTCGCTGGATATCCTGAAGATCTCAGGGCCAGAGTGAACAAGGTTATTGACCAGATAGGCTCGACGGTGCCGATAACCACATGGGGAGAACTAGTTTCTTATCCAAAGGAGTCCTTCAACCAGCTTAGCACATGGATGAGCAAGCACAATTTGCTACAGTCAAAGGTGGACTATGAGAGTCTTGTGCTGGAGCAGCCCTTAGCAAAGGCAAAGGGCCATTAG
- a CDS encoding tryptophan 2,3-dioxygenase, whose translation MSAKKPLSYKGYLHIDHLLGLQKLISKPRQQDEVLFIIAHQTYELWFKLMLNELESAISHMLAGDVPEATRLIRRVVEVQKVLIQQITVLETIRPKDFLKFRTLLRPASGFQSLQFRELEFVSGQKDEKFLKMHEDDESDYEQLLKRFESPSLWDGFREVLERYKFDINADSKRKLYKKELKALVRLFSGKKYPEVEELAEVLMEYDKNFWLWRTHHIAMVERVIGRKQGTGSEIVKDVVGPYAFNISGVSYLQTSLTKRFFPVLWEARTEISEA comes from the coding sequence TTGTCAGCAAAGAAGCCTCTCTCCTACAAAGGATATCTGCATATAGATCACCTGCTTGGTCTGCAGAAGCTAATTTCGAAGCCGAGGCAGCAAGACGAAGTTCTGTTCATAATTGCCCACCAGACATACGAATTATGGTTCAAACTGATGCTCAATGAACTCGAATCTGCTATTTCGCACATGCTGGCAGGAGATGTACCTGAAGCTACTAGGCTGATACGAAGGGTCGTGGAAGTTCAGAAGGTCCTTATTCAGCAAATCACAGTATTGGAAACGATAAGGCCAAAAGACTTCTTGAAGTTCCGTACTCTGCTCAGACCTGCTAGTGGCTTTCAATCTTTGCAGTTCAGAGAATTGGAATTCGTTTCTGGTCAAAAGGATGAGAAATTCCTAAAGATGCATGAAGATGACGAATCTGATTATGAGCAACTGCTGAAACGGTTCGAGTCCCCTTCATTGTGGGATGGTTTTAGAGAAGTTCTTGAACGCTATAAATTCGATATTAACGCTGACTCTAAGAGAAAACTCTACAAGAAGGAGCTTAAGGCCCTCGTAAGGCTCTTTTCTGGCAAAAAGTATCCAGAAGTTGAAGAGCTTGCTGAAGTGTTAATGGAATATGATAAGAATTTCTGGCTCTGGAGAACCCATCATATAGCAATGGTGGAGCGCGTAATAGGCAGGAAGCAGGGAACAGGTTCTGAAATTGTCAAGGACGTTGTGGGACCTTATGCCTTCAACATATCTGGAGTTTCTTATCTTCAAACATCACTGACAAAAAGGTTCTTCCCAGTACTCTGGGAGGCGCGAACTGAAATCAGCGAAGCATAG
- a CDS encoding thioredoxin domain-containing protein — MHANRLAKETSPYLLQHAHNPVDWYPWGEEAFARARKEDKPILLSIGYSACHWCHVMEKESFEDEESAKIMNDNFVSIKVDREERPDLDTVYMEAVQALTGSGGWPMTVFLTPDGKPFFGGTYFPPDEGHGLPSFKRVLAAISEAYKARKQEVMKDAEQLHKRLNEKIAVEKAELNNLPIEVAFLQLDSSFDRINGGFGRAPKFPQPTALELLIRIGRRQGFAQANKMVEFTLLKMAQGGVYDHLGGGFHRYSVDSRWLVPHFEKMLYDNALLSRVYLHDYQINKNPISRKIVEETIDYVLREMTDANGGFYSTQDADSEGEEGKFYVWTKQEIERILGTDAESFCAYYGVTAEGNFEGKNILNIQTEPSGVASMLKSSVEKLEETMTECRKKLLAERNKRIKPGRDDKVLASWNGLMLSGMSEAARVLGREDYLNAAENNAEFILGNMEREGRLLHVWKDGTVKINGYLEDYAFLADGLIELYQSTFNPRWLAEAKKMANMIIDHFEDKNDGGYYDTSDDHEQLIARPKSSFDSALPSGGSAAAQIMLKLFAYTGDTKFAKSTEKALRSVSTQMENYPTGLTNWLIALDYLLNPPKEVAISGSLGEEITKRMLRIISETYRPDIIVALQPAGKDYSEMIPLLKDRIQLEGETTAYVCKNFTCDLPTSDPEKLRMILQQ, encoded by the coding sequence TTGCATGCTAATCGTCTTGCAAAAGAAACCTCGCCGTATTTGCTTCAGCATGCGCATAACCCTGTAGACTGGTATCCTTGGGGTGAGGAGGCCTTTGCCAGGGCCAGAAAAGAGGATAAGCCGATTCTGCTCAGCATAGGGTATTCTGCTTGCCATTGGTGTCACGTCATGGAGAAGGAATCTTTTGAAGATGAAGAGAGTGCAAAGATAATGAATGACAATTTTGTCAGTATAAAGGTAGACAGAGAGGAAAGACCTGATCTGGATACGGTCTACATGGAAGCCGTTCAGGCTCTGACAGGTTCTGGTGGCTGGCCTATGACAGTTTTTCTTACTCCGGATGGGAAACCTTTCTTCGGAGGTACGTATTTCCCTCCAGATGAGGGCCATGGACTGCCATCGTTCAAAAGAGTATTAGCTGCAATAAGCGAAGCTTACAAGGCAAGAAAGCAAGAAGTTATGAAAGATGCAGAGCAGCTTCACAAAAGGCTCAACGAAAAGATAGCTGTTGAAAAAGCAGAACTGAATAACCTTCCAATCGAAGTCGCATTTTTACAGTTAGACAGCAGTTTTGATAGAATAAATGGTGGTTTTGGAAGGGCACCTAAATTTCCCCAACCGACGGCGTTGGAGTTGCTGATCAGAATAGGAAGAAGGCAGGGCTTTGCCCAAGCCAACAAGATGGTCGAATTTACACTATTGAAAATGGCCCAAGGAGGAGTTTACGATCATCTTGGGGGAGGTTTTCACCGCTATTCGGTTGACAGCAGATGGCTAGTTCCCCATTTCGAAAAGATGCTTTACGACAATGCCCTTCTGTCCAGAGTCTACCTTCACGATTATCAGATAAACAAGAACCCCATCAGCAGAAAGATCGTAGAAGAAACTATTGACTATGTGTTAAGGGAGATGACAGATGCGAATGGAGGGTTCTATTCTACTCAGGATGCAGACAGCGAAGGGGAAGAGGGCAAGTTCTACGTCTGGACAAAACAAGAGATCGAGAGAATTCTTGGAACTGATGCTGAAAGTTTCTGCGCATACTACGGAGTTACAGCGGAGGGTAACTTTGAAGGGAAGAACATCCTGAACATTCAAACAGAGCCTTCCGGAGTAGCATCAATGCTGAAGAGTTCTGTAGAGAAACTCGAAGAGACAATGACAGAGTGCAGAAAGAAACTTCTTGCTGAAAGGAACAAGCGCATAAAACCTGGAAGGGACGACAAGGTCCTTGCATCGTGGAATGGGTTGATGCTATCGGGGATGAGTGAGGCTGCAAGAGTTCTGGGCAGGGAAGATTACCTAAATGCAGCAGAAAATAATGCAGAATTCATTCTGGGCAACATGGAGAGAGAGGGAAGGTTATTGCATGTATGGAAGGATGGAACTGTAAAGATCAACGGATATTTGGAAGATTATGCTTTCTTGGCTGATGGGTTAATCGAACTGTATCAGAGCACATTTAACCCAAGATGGCTAGCAGAAGCAAAAAAGATGGCGAACATGATAATCGATCATTTTGAAGACAAGAACGATGGAGGATATTACGACACATCAGACGACCATGAGCAGTTAATTGCAAGACCCAAGAGTTCCTTCGATTCGGCTCTCCCTTCTGGGGGGTCTGCGGCGGCTCAGATCATGCTGAAACTGTTCGCATATACGGGAGATACAAAGTTTGCAAAATCTACAGAGAAAGCTCTAAGATCGGTAAGTACACAGATGGAAAACTATCCTACAGGATTGACTAACTGGCTAATAGCACTTGATTATCTTTTGAATCCGCCAAAAGAAGTTGCTATATCTGGTAGTTTGGGTGAAGAAATTACAAAAAGGATGCTTCGGATAATATCGGAAACTTACAGGCCAGATATCATAGTAGCTCTTCAGCCTGCAGGGAAGGATTATTCTGAAATGATACCTTTGCTGAAAGACAGGATCCAGTTGGAGGGAGAAACTACCGCATATGTCTGCAAGAACTTTACCTGCGATCTTCCAACATCTGATCCTGAAAAGCTGCGAATGATACTTCAACAGTAA
- a CDS encoding 30S ribosomal protein S13 has product MSQDFRFIVRMAGKDLQGTKTVAAALADLKGVGYNLATAILAECKIDPRSRVGSLSDNQIADLEKSVKDIGGLKLPAYLLNRQKDLETGKNIHLIASDLDFAIKNGIEMEKNMQSWRGIRHFLGLKVRGQRTRTTGRKGRTIGVKKVTMMPGGRPAQTPAAAPAAAPKKEEKK; this is encoded by the coding sequence TTGTCACAAGATTTCAGGTTCATCGTCAGAATGGCAGGGAAAGACCTGCAGGGCACCAAGACCGTGGCGGCAGCCCTAGCAGATCTGAAAGGCGTGGGATACAATTTAGCAACAGCCATCTTGGCAGAATGCAAGATAGACCCTAGAAGCAGAGTCGGATCGTTGTCAGACAACCAGATAGCAGATCTTGAAAAGAGCGTAAAGGACATTGGAGGCCTGAAACTACCTGCCTACCTTTTGAACAGGCAGAAGGACTTGGAAACTGGAAAGAATATACACCTTATAGCCTCTGACCTTGATTTTGCAATAAAAAACGGCATTGAAATGGAGAAGAACATGCAGAGCTGGAGGGGAATCAGACATTTCCTTGGCCTGAAGGTTAGAGGCCAAAGAACCAGAACTACGGGAAGAAAGGGGAGGACTATAGGCGTGAAGAAGGTGACGATGATGCCCGGAGGAAGGCCTGCTCAGACGCCAGCGGCCGCTCCAGCAGCGGCTCCAAAGAAGGAGGAGAAGAAGTAG
- a CDS encoding 30S ribosomal protein S11 has protein sequence MAEENKERWGVVHIYSSYNNTILHVTDVTGAETIAFSSGGRHVKADRFESSPYAAMKSAQACAETAKKKGITALHIKVRAVGGTGARTPGPGAQAAIRAIARAGFKVGRIEDVTPIPHDTTRKAGGRRGRRA, from the coding sequence ATGGCGGAAGAAAATAAAGAACGATGGGGAGTAGTCCACATCTACAGCAGCTACAACAATACCATTCTGCACGTTACAGACGTTACTGGTGCAGAAACCATAGCCTTCAGCTCTGGAGGTAGACATGTCAAAGCTGACAGATTCGAATCATCGCCTTATGCTGCAATGAAGTCTGCTCAAGCCTGTGCTGAAACGGCTAAGAAGAAAGGAATTACTGCCTTACACATAAAAGTTAGGGCAGTCGGAGGGACAGGTGCAAGAACTCCAGGTCCCGGGGCTCAAGCTGCAATTAGAGCAATTGCTAGGGCTGGCTTCAAGGTTGGGAGGATCGAAGATGTTACCCCGATTCCCCACGACACTACAAGGAAGGCGGGCGGAAGAAGGGGCAGACGGGCTTAG
- a CDS encoding TrpB-like pyridoxal phosphate-dependent enzyme, with the protein MLATALESIPAQWYNIVPDLPKKLPPVIDPKTRQVADKAILHRLFIRELARHEYSNERFIQIPEELRQIYSIWRPTPFVRARRLERALNTPARIYYKNESVSPPGSHKANAAVAQAYYAAKEGIERLVTSTTAGQWGTALAFGCKLFGVKCTIYMARAAFDQKPYRKDLAEAWGAQIFASPSTNTSVGKNVLQDDPDGPGSMSIAKSEAIEDVMRDEKARNAVGSIMNFVLASQTLIGLEAQKQFEPYGDYPDIVVGCVGGGSNFSGIFWPYYYDKISKRAPKDVRFLGVESTAAPRFTKGEYLYDHSDVMRTSPLFRMYTIGHNFVPPPIHTGGLRVHGAAPSMSLLYHEKQIDVVAYNQTEIFDAAAFFASTEGIVAAPETAHAIKGVIDEAKKCKQTGEKKVILFNLCGHGLLDLEAYREYKEGHMEKNDADVKAIKKALNGLKELYPWVNK; encoded by the coding sequence ATGCTAGCTACTGCATTAGAGTCAATACCAGCACAGTGGTACAACATAGTTCCCGATTTACCCAAGAAACTTCCGCCTGTAATTGATCCAAAGACAAGGCAGGTCGCAGACAAAGCCATCCTGCATAGGCTTTTCATTAGAGAGCTTGCAAGACACGAATACTCGAACGAGCGGTTCATCCAGATCCCCGAAGAGCTGAGGCAGATATACTCGATTTGGAGGCCTACGCCATTTGTTAGAGCGAGAAGGCTTGAAAGAGCTCTAAACACGCCTGCAAGAATCTATTACAAAAATGAATCCGTAAGTCCCCCAGGATCGCATAAGGCAAATGCTGCAGTTGCTCAGGCATATTACGCAGCGAAGGAAGGGATTGAAAGATTAGTTACCAGCACTACTGCTGGACAGTGGGGCACGGCACTTGCATTTGGCTGCAAGTTATTCGGAGTAAAATGCACTATCTATATGGCAAGAGCGGCTTTCGATCAGAAGCCCTACCGCAAAGACCTAGCGGAGGCATGGGGTGCGCAAATCTTCGCTAGCCCTAGCACAAACACTTCTGTTGGAAAGAATGTTCTGCAAGACGATCCTGACGGCCCAGGATCTATGAGCATAGCCAAAAGCGAGGCTATAGAGGATGTCATGCGTGATGAAAAGGCAAGAAATGCTGTAGGGAGCATAATGAACTTCGTTCTTGCAAGTCAAACTTTGATCGGATTGGAAGCGCAGAAACAGTTTGAACCTTACGGCGACTACCCCGATATTGTAGTAGGCTGTGTGGGAGGAGGGAGCAACTTCTCTGGCATATTCTGGCCCTATTACTATGACAAGATCAGCAAGAGAGCTCCAAAGGATGTTCGGTTCCTCGGGGTAGAATCGACCGCAGCACCAAGGTTTACTAAAGGCGAATATCTGTATGATCATTCGGACGTCATGAGAACTAGCCCACTCTTCAGAATGTACACCATAGGTCATAATTTTGTACCTCCACCAATCCATACTGGAGGGTTAAGAGTACACGGGGCTGCACCATCAATGAGCTTATTGTACCATGAAAAGCAGATCGATGTCGTAGCATACAACCAGACGGAGATATTTGACGCTGCGGCTTTCTTTGCAAGTACTGAAGGCATAGTAGCCGCTCCAGAAACTGCTCACGCGATAAAAGGCGTTATCGACGAAGCAAAGAAGTGCAAGCAGACAGGTGAAAAGAAAGTCATTCTGTTCAACCTTTGCGGACATGGACTGCTAGATTTAGAGGCTTACAGGGAATATAAAGAGGGACATATGGAGAAGAATGATGCCGATGTTAAGGCAATAAAGAAGGCTCTTAATGGATTAAAAGAGCTTTACCCCTGGGTCAACAAGTAA
- a CDS encoding 30S ribosomal protein S4 codes for MGDVKKPRKQFSSPRNPWKSEDLSQELYLVGTYGLRNKRELWKAKTELSRVRKQARELLAAPAEVRAKQEAKLLKYLNRIGVLGETATPDDILGLSIENFLDRRLQTVVWKKGLARTPFQARQMITHGHIVISDRRVTIPGYTVKGNEDLEIRLRPGSTMTVVPAEQGPAQEQAGAAAA; via the coding sequence ATGGGAGATGTTAAGAAGCCAAGAAAGCAGTTTTCATCTCCAAGAAACCCTTGGAAGAGCGAAGACCTCTCTCAAGAGCTGTATCTTGTGGGAACCTATGGCCTGAGGAATAAGAGGGAACTGTGGAAGGCTAAGACAGAACTATCGAGGGTTAGGAAGCAGGCGAGGGAACTTTTGGCTGCACCTGCAGAAGTAAGAGCTAAACAAGAAGCCAAACTACTCAAATACCTTAACAGGATTGGGGTTCTAGGCGAAACCGCGACTCCAGACGATATCCTTGGTTTGAGCATAGAGAACTTCCTAGACAGGAGGTTGCAGACTGTGGTATGGAAGAAGGGCCTTGCACGGACTCCGTTTCAGGCAAGGCAGATGATCACCCATGGGCATATCGTAATTTCAGACAGGCGTGTGACAATACCAGGCTATACAGTAAAGGGCAACGAAGATTTGGAGATTAGATTGAGACCAGGAAGCACGATGACCGTAGTTCCAGCAGAGCAGGGACCTGCTCAAGAGCAAGCTGGAGCAGCTGCAGCTTAA
- a CDS encoding MBL fold metallo-hydrolase has translation MPVKQVAENVFVNLGKSDSIHDGWGANQTFIVTHDGVILIDTGFTNKISYSLLKEIKKRTYKPVKLVINTHDHSDHVFGNSVFEATILAHENCKTRIIGRGEERIKAYRRLGRKLKEDLDGISIAPPQRTYKEGFVEYFGEKTLKIIHPKKGAHTDGDTMVLLPDDKVLISGDVLSVNYHPNIEDANLPAWLNRLEEIKGMRIDQIVPGHGTISSKEHVGTFASYLRKFDTEVRKRVKEGTKDIPILEGSEDWKLKMIVERNFRLLYNKYSGAEQFYDAIPR, from the coding sequence ATGCCGGTTAAGCAAGTTGCAGAGAACGTTTTTGTAAATCTCGGAAAGAGCGACAGCATCCACGACGGCTGGGGTGCAAACCAGACCTTCATAGTCACTCATGATGGGGTAATTCTGATTGATACAGGTTTCACGAACAAGATATCTTATTCGCTTCTCAAGGAGATCAAGAAGAGAACCTATAAACCTGTAAAACTTGTGATAAATACGCACGATCACTCAGACCATGTCTTCGGAAACTCCGTCTTTGAAGCCACAATACTTGCTCATGAGAATTGCAAGACGAGAATTATTGGGAGAGGCGAAGAAAGAATTAAAGCATATAGAAGGTTAGGCAGAAAGCTCAAAGAAGATCTGGATGGAATCTCAATAGCTCCTCCTCAGCGAACGTACAAAGAAGGTTTCGTAGAATATTTTGGAGAAAAGACTCTCAAGATAATTCACCCCAAAAAAGGGGCACATACAGATGGAGATACTATGGTACTATTGCCTGATGACAAAGTTCTGATTTCTGGGGATGTGCTGTCAGTAAATTACCATCCGAACATTGAAGATGCTAACTTGCCTGCATGGCTTAACAGGCTAGAAGAAATCAAGGGGATGCGAATTGACCAGATAGTCCCCGGGCATGGGACTATCTCCTCAAAAGAGCACGTTGGGACGTTTGCAAGTTACTTGAGAAAGTTCGATACAGAAGTGCGTAAGCGGGTAAAGGAGGGTACTAAGGATATCCCGATACTGGAAGGGAGTGAAGATTGGAAATTAAAAATGATAGTAGAAAGAAACTTTCGGCTCCTTTACAACAAGTATTCTGGAGCCGAACAGTTTTACGACGCTATTCCTCGCTAA